In a genomic window of Brassica rapa cultivar Chiifu-401-42 chromosome A10, CAAS_Brap_v3.01, whole genome shotgun sequence:
- the LOC103847569 gene encoding arginine decarboxylase 2 has product IKQEQKSETPIQNNLSRKYVDKLKQRCVDGFKDGVLSIEQLASVDGLCEWVLKAIGASDPVQTYNINLSVFTSIPDLWGIDQLFPIVPIHKLDQRPGARGVLSDLTCDSDGKIDKFIGGESSLPLHELDGGGGRYFLGMFLGGAYEEALGGVHNLFGGPSVVRVSQSDGPHSFAVTRAMPGQSSADVLRAVQHEPEIMFQSLKHRAEKLMHTKGDGEDEDDEELNNVVACLDRSFNNMPYLATEPASMSNSLSAAISNLGFYYSDEDGFDYLSA; this is encoded by the coding sequence ataaaacagGAGCAAAAAAGTGAAACACCCATTCAAAATAACCTTAGTCGTAAATACGTGGACAAGCTGAAGCAGAGATGTGTTGACGGTTTCAAAGACGGTGTTTTGAGTATCGAGCAGTTGGCTTCTGTTGATGGGTTATGCGAGTGGGTGTTGAAGGCTATAGGCGCGTCTGATCCGGTTCAGACTTACAATATCAACCTTTCGGTTTTCACTTCGATCCCTGACCTCTGGGGGATTGATCAGCTGTTTCCTATAGTTCCTATCCATAAGCTCGACCAAAGGCCAGGGGCTCGCGGGGTCTTGTCGGATTTGACGTGTGACAGCGATGGGAAGATTGATAAGTTCATAGGCGGCGAGTCCAGCTTGCCGTTGCACGAGCTTGACGGTGGAGGAGGAAGGTACTTTTTGGGTATGTTCCTTGGAGGGGCGTATGAGGAGGCTCTCGGTGGAGTTCACAATTTGTTTGGCGGGCCAAGCGTTGTCAGGGTCTCTCAGAGCGATGGACCGCATAGCTTTGCAGTGACCCGAGCCATGCCTGGTCAGTCATCTGCGGATGTTCTCCGAGCAGTGCAGCATGAGCCTGAGATAATGTTTCAGAGTCTAAAGCACAGAGCAGAGAAGTTGATGCATACCAAAGGTGAtggtgaagatgaagatgatgaggagttGAACAACGTTGTGGCTTGTCTTGATCGTTCCTTCAACAACATGCCGTATCTCGCGACTGAGCCGGCATCTATGAGTAACTCTCTTTCAGCTGCGATTAGTAACCTTGGCTTTTATTACAGCGACGAAGACGGCTTCGACTACCTTTCCGCGTGA
- the LOC103847024 gene encoding CDK5RAP3-like protein, which produces MPSQDDVRNLPIDITFSRLGEWLVDRKRIPADWRKKVAAIRVRISKEFSSLPKEIDPYFQTIDPDVIGYLEAKRIYEILLKTTPESRNIFGRLSGASGVWEAIVRAFEKDHVYLGEAAQIIIQNVNYEIPYLKKQVQKVQQQMSELDRKEADIKRSVALSATKYEEACRELGLQGNNVRRELLETANSLPTTFAKILEVINSESVSAAMEYYSAYVKDVHTEKDKPARVVLENLKDIRENPPSLSVLGAFEALDGDNVQSSENANGTDVAADSIDWDITLDTAEIDWDVSMVEEVDGGNDLGSYEIVDASDIPENKVEGGPEVDVSEISWDVSVETPQVEEIADSSSLESGQEKQIQSIDQVLGSGEERSQLLETEYRNKILDDLYEVKAFLNQRLVELRNEDTLSLQHHVQAVAPMVLQQYSPEIIEPMVVDISMAISLLTNKKTRDLVMILNSKRFLDRLVSELEEKKHREVKLKESLKDVGRRRMELQNSLSSIWPKQEAALVKTRALKELCETSLSSIFEGRPVNIRGEINTLLNAGVSA; this is translated from the exons GATCGGAAGAGAATCCCTGCGGATTGGAGGAAGAAAGTGGCTGCGATCAGGGTCAGAATCTCGAAAGAGTTTTCGTCTTTGCCTAAAGAGATCGATCCTTACTTTCAAACCATAGATCCTGATG TGATTGGTTACTTGGAGGCTAAAAGGATATATGAGATTCTCCTCAAGACAACTCCTGAGAGCAGGAACATCTTTGGTCGACTTTCTGGTGCTTCT GGAGTCTGGGAAGCAATCGTTCGTGcgtttgagaaagatcatgttTATCTCGGGGAGGCAGCTCAGATCATTATTCAGAATGTCAATTACGAAAT CCCATATCTGAAGAAGCAAGTGCAAAAGGTTCAGCAACAGATGTCGGAGCTTGATCGTAAAGAAGCTGATATCAAAAGAAGCGTTGCACTGTCAGCAACCAAGTACGAGGAAGCTTGCCGAGAGCTTGGCTTGCAG GGAAACAATGTGAGGCGTGAACTCTTGGAGACTGCGAATTCGCTTCCAACCACCTTTGCTAAGATTCTGGAAGTTATCAACAGTGAGTCAGTATCAGCGGCAATGGAGTACTACTCTGCCTATGTTAAAGATGTTCACACCGAGAAAGAT AAGCCTGCGAGGGTTGTACTTGAAAATTTGAAAGACATTCGTGAAAATCCTCCATCGTTAAGTGTCTTAGGAGCCTTTGAAGCTCTTGATGGTGATAATGTTCAGTCATCTGAGAATGCAAACGGTACAGACGTCGCTGCAGACAGCATTGATTGGGATATTACGCTTGATACCGCTGAGATTGATTGGGATGTTAGTATGGTGGAAGAAGTCGATGGTGGAAATGATTTAGGTTCGTATGAAATTGTGGATGCTAGTGATATTCCAGAGAATAAAGTGGAAGGAGGCCCTGAGGTTGATGTTTCTGAGATTTCTTGGGATGTGAGTGTTGAAACGCCTCAGGTTGAAGAGATAGCTGATTCGTCTTCGCTAGAATCAGGCCAGGAGAAGCAGATACAGTCCATAGATCAAGTCTTGGGGAGTGGAGAAGAGAGGAGCCAGCTGTTGGAGACTGAGTATAGGAACAAGATCCTTGATGATTTGTATGAG GTAAAGGCATTTTTGAATCAGCGTTTGGTAGAACTAAGAAACGAGGATACACTGTCCCTGCAACACCATGTGCAAGCAGTTGCCCCAATGGTTCTTCAGCAGTATTCTCCTGAAATCATTGAGCCAATGGTGGTTGATATCTCCATGGCCATCTCATTGCTAACAAACAAGAAAACTAGGGATCTGGTCATGATTCTCAACTCCAAAAG ATTCCTAGATAGGCTAGTTTCGGAGCTGGAGGAGAAGAAGCACCGTGAAGTGAAGTTAAAAGAGAGCTTGAAAGATGTGGGTAGGAGACGCATGGAGCTTcagaactctctctcttctATATGGCCAAAACAG GAAGCTGCGCTTGTGAAAACAAGAGCACTGAAGGAACTATGTGAGACAAGTCTATCTTCAATATTTGAGGGCAGGCCTGTGAATATAAGAGGAGAGATCAATACTCTCTTGAACGCTGGGGTTTCTGCTTAG
- the LOC103847022 gene encoding protein STRUBBELIG-RECEPTOR FAMILY 2 isoform X1: protein MTIKQQWRCLAAAMLTAMLFALAETDTDPLEVSALQDVYKSLNNPPQLRGWKLEGGDPCGEVWMGVFCSGSSIVDLELRGLKLLGSLGNQLQHLHNLKNLDVSFNNLQGEIPFGLPPNTTHINLAYNNLTQGLPFSLPLMTSLVYLNLSHNSLTGALGNVFSGLQIKEMDLSFNNLTGDLPSSFGSLMNLTSLYLQNNRFTGSIIYLSDLPLTDLNIEDNQFSGIIPSHFQSIPHLWIWGNKFHVEPNYKPWKFPLDVIPMIQNATGYPTTESSAIMNFPRPQKVIKKKKKGIGAGSMVLLVGGVALLGTFFALFAVGMNHRRAQNLAASHRSNNSTTYTLPVSTGREFSAAPEDNPQMKRIRPPPVPQLRRVPPPPVRIDKPAGRKSFSASCQYPAYAKLFSAAELQLATDGFSEENLLGEGPIGSVYRAKLPDGQFAAVRNIPMSSLSLHEEEKFTEVLQTASKLRHPNIVTLLGFCIDNGQHLLVYEYVGHLSLYNAMHDKVYKPLSWGLRLRIAIGVARALDYLHSSFSLPIAHSDLKATNILLDEELTPRIADCGLASLRPLTSNSVKLRASEIAIQNTGYIAPEHGQPGSSGTKSDTFALGVLLLELLTGRKAFDSSRPEGEQLLVKWASTRLHDRRSLEQMIDQGIVGTFSSRVASHYADIISLCTQAEKEFRPPVSEIVEALTSLIQKQNKESSSVADKTEIDPFSKSFCSTRTRFLSSPTSSHISN, encoded by the exons ATGACGATCAAACAGCAATGGCGATGCCTCGCTGCAGCTATGCTCACGGCGATGCTGTTTGCGCTGGCTGAAACCGATACTGATCCGCTCGAAG TTTCGGCTCTTCAAGATGTCTACAAGTCCCTGAACAATCCACCGCAGCTGAGAGGATGGAAACTGGAGGGAGGAGATCCATGCGGTGAAGTCTGGATGGGAGTTTTCTGTTCTGGATCGTCTATAGTCGACCT AGAACTACGAGGGTTAAAGCTTTTGGGGAGTCTTGGAAACCAGCTTCAACATCTCCACAATTTGAAGAACTT GGACGTTAGCTTCAATAACCTTCAAGGTGAAATTCCGTTTGGCTTGCCTCCAAATACTACCCACAT AAACTTGGCCTATAACAATCTGACCCAGGGTCTCCCTTTTTCCTTACCTCTTATGACATCTCTTGTGTACCT GAATTTGAGCCATAATTCATTAACTGGAGCTCTTGGAAATGTGTTTTCTGGGCTACAAATTAAAGAAAT GGATCTGTCATTCAATAACCTGACGGGAGATCTACCGAGCTCTTTTGGATCTCTGATGAATCTAACTTCACT GTACCTCCAGAACAACAGGTTTACCGGATCAATCATCTATCTCTCGGATCTACCTTTAACTGACCT GAATATCGAAGATAACCAGTTCAGTGGTATTATCCCAAGTCATTTTCAGTCCATTCCTCATCTGTG GATTTGGGGAAACAAGTTCCATGTAGAGCCCAACTATAAACCGTGGAAATTCCCTTTGGATGTCATACCAATGATTCAAAATGCTACTGGCTATCCAACTACCGAGTCAAGTGCCATTATGAACTTTCCTAGACCTCAGAAGgttataaagaagaagaagaagggcaTAGGAGCAGGGAGTATGGTTTTACTGGTTGGTGGAGTGGCGTTGCTTGGAACTTTCTTTGCACTTTTCGCAGTTGGAATGAATCATCGACGAGCACAAAACCTTGCCGCTAGTCACAGAAGCAACAATAGCACAACGTACACTCTTCCAGTCAGTACAGGCCGAG AATTTTCTGCTGCACCTGAAGATAACCCACAGATGAAAAGGATCCGGCCACCACCAGTTCCTCAGCTGAGACGTGTACCTCCTCCACCTGTCAGAATCGATAAGCCAGCAGGACGAAAAAGCTTCTCTGCTTCATGCCAATATCCAGCGTATGCGAAGCTTTTCTCAGCTGCAGAGCTTCAACTGGCAACTGACGGTTTCAGTGAGGAAAACCTACTTGGAGAGGGTCCTATTGGTTCTGTTTACAGAGCAAAGTTGCCTGATGGTCAA TTTGCGGCTGTGAGAAACATCCCAATGTCTTCGCTGTCTTTACATGAAGAGGAAAAATTTACTGAAGTGCTTCAGACAGCTTCGAAACTAAGACATCCAAACATTGTGACCCTTCTCGGTTTCTGCATTGATAATGGGCAGCACCTTCTTGTCTATGAGTATGTTGGGCATTTGTCCTTGTACAATGCTATGCATGACAAAGTATACAAGCCACTTTCATGGGGCTTGCGTCTCCGCATTGCTATTGGAGTTGCCCGAGCTCTTGA CTATTTGCACTCGTCGTTTAGCCTTCCTATTGCACATAGCGATCTGAAAGCAACAAACATTTTGCTAGACGAAGAACTTACACCTCGTATTGCTGACTGTGGGCTTGCTAGTTTAAGGCCACTTACAAGCAACAGTGTCAAGCTTCGG GCTTCAGAGATAGCGATACAAAACACTGGCTACATTGCACCAGAACACGGACAACCAGGAAGCAGTGGCACAAAGAGCGACACTTTTGCACTGGGTGTGCTACTCTTGGAACTGTTAACAGGAAGGAAAGCATTTGACAG CTCGCGACCAGAAGGAGAACAGCTGCTGGTGAAATGGGCATCAACCAGACTTCATGACAGGCGAAGCTTAGAACAGATGATTGATCAAGGCATAGTCGGCACATTCTCCTCAAGAGTCGCCTCACACTACGCAGACATTATCTCCCTATGCACTCAG GCAGAGAAGGAGTTTAGACCACCGGTTTCAGAAATAGTGGAAGCACTCACTTCACTGATACAGAAACAGAACAAGGAATCAAGCAGCGTAGCAGACAAGACAGAGATTGACCCTTTTAGCAAATCTTTCTGCTCTACACGCACACGTTTCCTCTCCTCACCTACCTCCAGCCACATCTCCAACTGA
- the LOC103847019 gene encoding myb family transcription factor PHL5: protein MDNINYESSNASQGSRVQLPPHPQPPQPFNLQDVNMIHYNQSSPLTIETFSGLPPYDCTANQSLPVQCSSSNPYSPLFHPCHHQASASLSLDQSQSMVPMQPLQDHHYLKPLYQRSCANDFSATNASSASYSLSFEASQDPQELCRRTYSNSNVTQLNFSSSHHQPKQTLSRFSSHSSFSTHGGFMASNSGAVIGNKTRIRWTQDLHDKFVECVNLLGGADKATPKAILKLMDFEGLTIFHVKSHLQKYRIAKYIPDSQEGKFEKIYCSKELLDTKTGAHIKEALQLQLDVQRHLHEQLEIQRNLQLRIEEQGKQLKIMIEQQQKTKECLLKTPNAEVSLSHSDSDHSILRQSQYKKPKPCCSQDMETGNSNQR from the exons ATGGATAACATTAACTATGAATCCTCAAACGCTTCACAAGGAAGCAGAGTTCAGCTGCCGCCGCATCCGCAACCGCCCCAGCCGTTTAATCTACAAGACGTGAATATGATCCATTACAATCAATCATCTCCATTGACTATTGAAACGTTCTCGGGTTTACCTCCATATGATTGCACAGCAAATCAATCACTCCCCGTACAGTGTTCATCTTCAAATCCATACTCGCCCTTGTTTCATCCGTGCCATCATCAAGCTTCGGCTTCTCTATCGTTAGACCAATCCCAGTCGATGGTCCCTATGCAACCTCTTCAGGATCATCACTATCTAAAGCCATTATATCAAAGATCATGCGCGAATGATTTTTCCGCAACAAATGCTTCATCAGCCTCATACTCTCTTTCTTTTGAAGCAAGTCAAGATCCACAA GAACTATGCAGGAGGACCTATAGTAATTCTAATGTAACACAACTGAATTTCTCATCATCACATCATCAACCTAAGCAAACACTTTCAAGATTTTCATCTCATTCTTCCTTCTCAACCCATGGAGGATTCATGGCTTCTAACAGTGGGGCGGTTATCGGGAACAAGACACGGATAAGGTGGACTCAAGATCTTCATGATAAGTTTGTGGAGTGCGTTAATCTCCTTGGTGGTGCTGATA AGGCAACGCCCAAAGCAATATTGAAGCTGATGGATTTTGAAGGACTCACAATATTTCATGTTAAAAGCCACTTACAG AAGTATAGGATTGCAAAATACATCCCTGACTCTCAAGAAG GCAAGTTTGAGAAGATATATTGTTCCAAAGAGCTACTTGACACAAAAAC TGGAGCGCATATAAAAGAGGCACTCCAGCTTCAACTAGACGTTCAGAGGCATCTTCATGAGCAACTAGAG ATTCAACGAAACCTACAACTGAGAATTGAAGAGCAAGGGAAACAACTAAAAATAATGatagaacaacaacaaaagacaAAAGAATGTCTTCTGAAGACACCAAACGCCGAAGTATCATTATCTCACTCCGATTCCGATCACTCTATCCTCCGCCAATCTCAGTATAAGAAGCCGAAGCCCTGCTGCTCACAAGATATGGAGACAGGCAACTCCAATCAAAGATAA
- the LOC103847023 gene encoding transcription termination factor MTEF18, mitochondrial, with translation MTLARNPSRFTTLLKRLSHLSVENPFTPLSSATQKPRSFATQRTRNGIRVTPTIRKMAEEAMLDYFYSTRSLQYMVAESMSKNSPIFIENLLKKVSCVSASDINQSITKHLRFHPVNEFEPFLESSGLKPNEYTHLIPSGEIFLNELLLENHHVLCYCGVDPKKIGKIFEEARDVFGYETGVLASKIKVYEDFGFSRLFLSKLIACCPRMLVGGTDMELVEVIKKLRAIGIDSDWVMKNLSEEVSYDWSSVLCALTLLRVICNDENELYGLIKNHPRLIFESSGKWTLILVGFETKLGLSARELYSLFQKLPQMQVEKCVSNLRRCFLFLKEIDMEDDEIQKVFRSHSWWISSCTLKKTSSLLVNLKAYKTRVCKVVKENPEEMKKWTMGSKVHPLPATEVYLDSKAMKTQFLLDLGYVEGSEEMERAGKSFRGRGSELKERFDVLVRFGLDEEDVKEMVKASPNILTQASDVLETKVRYLVEELGYPLSTLVTFPSCLKFTLERMKVRFAMFAWLKGRGKADPKLAVSTLLACSDKDFARYFVSRHPDGPKHLEELKKKQQLL, from the coding sequence ATGACACTTGCCCGTAACCCTAGTAGATTCACAACTCTTCTCAAACGGCTCTCACACCTCTCTGTAGAAAACCCATTTACGCCCCTAAGCTCCGCAACTCAAAAGCCTAGATCTTTCGCCACCCAGAGAACTCGAAACGGGATCCGAGTCACTCCCACTATCAGAAAAATGGCGGAGGAAGCGATGCTGGATTACTTCTACTCCACCAGGAGCTTGCAGTACATGGTAGCCGAGAGCATGAGCAAGAACAGTCCCATCTTCATCGAGAATCTACTCAAGAAGGTGAGCTGCGTCTCTGCTTCTGACATCAACCAATCCATCACCAAACATCTGAGGTTTCACCCCGTCAACGAGTTCGAGCCTTTCCTCGAGAGCTCGGGTCTCAAGCCTAATGAGTACACTCATCTCATCCCCTCTGGTGAGATTTTCTTGAACGAGCTGTTGCTTGAGAATCATCATGTTTTGTGTTACTGTGGAGTTGACCCCAAGAAGATTGGGAAGATCTTCGAGGAGGCTAGGGATGTGTTCGGGTATGAAACTGGTGTTTTGGCTTCGAAGATTAAGGTTTATGAGGATTTTGGGTTTAGTAGATTGTTTCTGTCGAAGTTAATAGCTTGTTGTCCGAGAATGTTGGTTGGGGGTACGGATATGGAGCTTGTTGAAGTTATTAAGAAGCTGAGAGCTATAGGGATTGATTCTGATTGGGTGATGAAGAACCTCTCAGAGGAGGTTTCTTATGATTGGAGCTCAGTGCTTTGTGCTCTAACGTTGCTTAGAGTAATATGCAACGATGAGAATGAGTTGTATGGGTTAATCAAGAACCATCCAAGACTCATTTTTGAGAGCTCAGGGAAATGGACACTGATTCTAGTTGGATTCGAGACGAAACTCGGCTTATCCGCAAGAGAACTCTACTCTTTGTTTCAGAAACTCCCTCAGATGCAAGTGGAGAAATGCGTTTCGAATCTAAGAAGATGCTTCTTGTTCCTGAAAGAGATAGACATGGAGGACGACGAGATCCAAAAGGTGTTTCGGTCTCACTCGTGGTGGATTAGTTCGTGTACGTTGAAGAAAACAAGCAGCTTGCTGGTTAACTTGAAAGCTTACAAAACGAGAGTTTGTAAAGTCGTTAAAGAGAATCCAGAGGAGATGAAGAAATGGACAATGGGCTCAAAAGTCCATCCCTTACCAGCTACAGAAGTGTACCTAGACTCTAAAGCGATGAAGACTCAGTTTTTACTCGACCTCGGGTACGTGGAAGGCTCAGAGGAGATGGAGAGAGCAGGGAAGAGTTTCCGCGGGAGAGGGTCCGAGCTCAAAGAGAGGTTCGACGTTCTTGTGAGGTTTGGTTTGGACGAGGAAGATGTCAAGGAGATGGTGAAAGCGTCTCCTAATATTCTCACGCAAGCAAGCGATGTGCTGGAAACTAAAGTTAGGTACCTTGTGGAGGAGTTAGGCTACCCGCTTTCGACTTTGGTGACGTTCCCTTCGTGTTTGAAGTTCACTCTCGAGAGGATGAAGGTGAGGTTCGCGATGTTTGCGTGGCTTAAGGGTAGAGGCAAAGCGGATCCTAAGCTTGCGGTTAGTACTTTGCTTGCTTGTTCGGATAAAGACTTTGCGAGGTATTTTGTTAGCCGTCATCCTGATGGGCCTAAGCATTTGgaggagttgaagaagaagcaACAGCTTCTTTGA
- the LOC103847022 gene encoding protein STRUBBELIG-RECEPTOR FAMILY 2 isoform X2, whose protein sequence is MGVFCSGSSIVDLELRGLKLLGSLGNQLQHLHNLKNLDVSFNNLQGEIPFGLPPNTTHINLAYNNLTQGLPFSLPLMTSLVYLNLSHNSLTGALGNVFSGLQIKEMDLSFNNLTGDLPSSFGSLMNLTSLYLQNNRFTGSIIYLSDLPLTDLNIEDNQFSGIIPSHFQSIPHLWIWGNKFHVEPNYKPWKFPLDVIPMIQNATGYPTTESSAIMNFPRPQKVIKKKKKGIGAGSMVLLVGGVALLGTFFALFAVGMNHRRAQNLAASHRSNNSTTYTLPVSTGREFSAAPEDNPQMKRIRPPPVPQLRRVPPPPVRIDKPAGRKSFSASCQYPAYAKLFSAAELQLATDGFSEENLLGEGPIGSVYRAKLPDGQFAAVRNIPMSSLSLHEEEKFTEVLQTASKLRHPNIVTLLGFCIDNGQHLLVYEYVGHLSLYNAMHDKVYKPLSWGLRLRIAIGVARALDYLHSSFSLPIAHSDLKATNILLDEELTPRIADCGLASLRPLTSNSVKLRASEIAIQNTGYIAPEHGQPGSSGTKSDTFALGVLLLELLTGRKAFDSSRPEGEQLLVKWASTRLHDRRSLEQMIDQGIVGTFSSRVASHYADIISLCTQAEKEFRPPVSEIVEALTSLIQKQNKESSSVADKTEIDPFSKSFCSTRTRFLSSPTSSHISN, encoded by the exons ATGGGAGTTTTCTGTTCTGGATCGTCTATAGTCGACCT AGAACTACGAGGGTTAAAGCTTTTGGGGAGTCTTGGAAACCAGCTTCAACATCTCCACAATTTGAAGAACTT GGACGTTAGCTTCAATAACCTTCAAGGTGAAATTCCGTTTGGCTTGCCTCCAAATACTACCCACAT AAACTTGGCCTATAACAATCTGACCCAGGGTCTCCCTTTTTCCTTACCTCTTATGACATCTCTTGTGTACCT GAATTTGAGCCATAATTCATTAACTGGAGCTCTTGGAAATGTGTTTTCTGGGCTACAAATTAAAGAAAT GGATCTGTCATTCAATAACCTGACGGGAGATCTACCGAGCTCTTTTGGATCTCTGATGAATCTAACTTCACT GTACCTCCAGAACAACAGGTTTACCGGATCAATCATCTATCTCTCGGATCTACCTTTAACTGACCT GAATATCGAAGATAACCAGTTCAGTGGTATTATCCCAAGTCATTTTCAGTCCATTCCTCATCTGTG GATTTGGGGAAACAAGTTCCATGTAGAGCCCAACTATAAACCGTGGAAATTCCCTTTGGATGTCATACCAATGATTCAAAATGCTACTGGCTATCCAACTACCGAGTCAAGTGCCATTATGAACTTTCCTAGACCTCAGAAGgttataaagaagaagaagaagggcaTAGGAGCAGGGAGTATGGTTTTACTGGTTGGTGGAGTGGCGTTGCTTGGAACTTTCTTTGCACTTTTCGCAGTTGGAATGAATCATCGACGAGCACAAAACCTTGCCGCTAGTCACAGAAGCAACAATAGCACAACGTACACTCTTCCAGTCAGTACAGGCCGAG AATTTTCTGCTGCACCTGAAGATAACCCACAGATGAAAAGGATCCGGCCACCACCAGTTCCTCAGCTGAGACGTGTACCTCCTCCACCTGTCAGAATCGATAAGCCAGCAGGACGAAAAAGCTTCTCTGCTTCATGCCAATATCCAGCGTATGCGAAGCTTTTCTCAGCTGCAGAGCTTCAACTGGCAACTGACGGTTTCAGTGAGGAAAACCTACTTGGAGAGGGTCCTATTGGTTCTGTTTACAGAGCAAAGTTGCCTGATGGTCAA TTTGCGGCTGTGAGAAACATCCCAATGTCTTCGCTGTCTTTACATGAAGAGGAAAAATTTACTGAAGTGCTTCAGACAGCTTCGAAACTAAGACATCCAAACATTGTGACCCTTCTCGGTTTCTGCATTGATAATGGGCAGCACCTTCTTGTCTATGAGTATGTTGGGCATTTGTCCTTGTACAATGCTATGCATGACAAAGTATACAAGCCACTTTCATGGGGCTTGCGTCTCCGCATTGCTATTGGAGTTGCCCGAGCTCTTGA CTATTTGCACTCGTCGTTTAGCCTTCCTATTGCACATAGCGATCTGAAAGCAACAAACATTTTGCTAGACGAAGAACTTACACCTCGTATTGCTGACTGTGGGCTTGCTAGTTTAAGGCCACTTACAAGCAACAGTGTCAAGCTTCGG GCTTCAGAGATAGCGATACAAAACACTGGCTACATTGCACCAGAACACGGACAACCAGGAAGCAGTGGCACAAAGAGCGACACTTTTGCACTGGGTGTGCTACTCTTGGAACTGTTAACAGGAAGGAAAGCATTTGACAG CTCGCGACCAGAAGGAGAACAGCTGCTGGTGAAATGGGCATCAACCAGACTTCATGACAGGCGAAGCTTAGAACAGATGATTGATCAAGGCATAGTCGGCACATTCTCCTCAAGAGTCGCCTCACACTACGCAGACATTATCTCCCTATGCACTCAG GCAGAGAAGGAGTTTAGACCACCGGTTTCAGAAATAGTGGAAGCACTCACTTCACTGATACAGAAACAGAACAAGGAATCAAGCAGCGTAGCAGACAAGACAGAGATTGACCCTTTTAGCAAATCTTTCTGCTCTACACGCACACGTTTCCTCTCCTCACCTACCTCCAGCCACATCTCCAACTGA